The window GAGATCGCCTCCTTCGGCGGCTTCCTGGGACGCAAGGGCGATGGTGAGCCGGGGGTCAAAAGCCTCTGGATCGGGCTGCGCAGACTCTTCGACTTCACTCTCGCTTTCCAGACCCTCCGAGATGTGGGTAATGCGTAGCCCCTGCGGGGAGGGGCCGGGGGAGGGGGTCCGCCCCCGACTCGCCCCCATGCCGCGGCTGACAGGAAGCCCTCTCCCGCTTGCGGGGGAGGGTGGCGAGCCTAAAGCGAGCCGGGAGGGGGCCGCCATTTCCATCGTTGACAGCCCGTGGGCCGGATGGTACGTTCCGCCCGTCCGAGCGGTCCCACCGAGCATGCCCTCCACCGAACGAGAAAGCCCGGCACCCATGGTCAGCATCGCAGAGATCCGTGCACGCGAGATCCTCGACTCGCGGGGGAACCCCACCGTCGAGGCCGAGGTCATCCTTTCCAACGGGATCCTGGGGCGTGCGGCGGTCCCGAGCGGCGCCTCCACCGGCGAGCACGAGGCCGTGGAGCTGCGCGACGGGGAGCAGGGCCGCTACCTCGGCAAGGGCGTGCTGGACGCGGTGGACAACGTCGAGGAGGAGATCGGCCCGGCGCTGCACGGGATCGACGCGTACGACCAGGTGGCGGTGGACCGCGCCATGATCGAGCTGGACGGCACCGAGAACAAGGGCCGGCTCGGCGCGAACGCGATCCTCGCCGTGTCCCTGGCGACGGCGCGCGCGGCGGCCCGCGACTGCCGGCTCCCGCTCTACCGGTACCTGGGCGGGCCGCTGGCGAACGTGTTGCCGGTGCCGATGATGAACATCCTCAACGGCGGCGCCCACGCCTCCAACAACGTGGACTTCCAGGAGTTCAT of the Longimicrobiaceae bacterium genome contains:
- a CDS encoding IS4 family transposase; this encodes EIASFGGFLGRKGDGEPGVKSLWIGLRRLFDFTLAFQTLRDVGNA